Proteins encoded together in one Candidatus Cloacimonadota bacterium window:
- a CDS encoding DUF342 domain-containing protein: MSKILRNRAGNIRLELREDRLSAWLTISGEKRLTDEQDILDLIGEAGIRTGFEEAARYMRKHGLEKDFDVAFPIAMSRRVKGESKLNYFFDLKEAKDFSGKVDVTELEGLTCIEAGTVVADYGGNIFERQGSIYDIYGEMLQDEDFDMESAGQVAGENVVFQPEKRQFIAEGRGFISVDETGRISVLKRLILDELPTQAGVEIRCPADLEILGTVHMQKLRVAGDLIVRGDISHSALHCLGSLKVEGDIVDCREPGLNVEGNLVCRDIRSSRVLCGGGLRFEDLISGSEVVVGGSIFSENGSIRGGHSECGGSLDVFNLGEPQGGETEVELSIGPYHKALLMQMTKELVRLREMGDSEASQELSARVKAREEALDAELNRFLTRPKAEKYFLRARGTAYPPLEARVLKYEYSIREPKQGLEIWEKD, from the coding sequence ATGAGCAAGATCCTCAGGAACCGAGCCGGGAATATCCGGCTGGAACTGCGTGAAGACCGTCTTTCCGCCTGGCTGACCATCAGCGGCGAAAAAAGGCTGACCGACGAACAGGACATCCTGGACCTGATCGGGGAAGCGGGTATCCGCACCGGATTTGAAGAAGCCGCGCGTTATATGCGCAAACACGGCTTGGAAAAAGATTTTGACGTGGCTTTCCCCATCGCCATGAGCCGGCGCGTGAAGGGTGAAAGCAAGCTGAACTACTTTTTTGACCTGAAGGAAGCGAAAGATTTCAGCGGAAAAGTGGATGTCACAGAGTTGGAGGGGCTCACCTGCATTGAGGCAGGCACAGTGGTGGCAGATTATGGCGGAAATATCTTCGAACGCCAGGGCTCCATCTACGACATCTATGGCGAAATGCTGCAGGATGAGGATTTTGACATGGAATCCGCAGGGCAGGTGGCGGGTGAAAATGTGGTTTTCCAACCCGAAAAACGTCAATTCATTGCCGAGGGCAGAGGATTTATCAGCGTGGACGAAACCGGACGTATCTCCGTTTTGAAACGTTTGATTTTGGATGAACTGCCCACGCAAGCCGGTGTTGAGATCAGATGTCCAGCGGATTTGGAGATTCTCGGCACGGTACACATGCAAAAACTGCGCGTGGCGGGAGACCTGATCGTACGTGGGGATATTTCCCACAGTGCGCTGCATTGCCTGGGCAGTTTAAAAGTTGAGGGCGACATCGTGGATTGTCGTGAGCCCGGGCTGAACGTGGAGGGAAACCTGGTATGCCGGGATATTCGCTCTTCGCGGGTGCTTTGTGGCGGCGGATTGCGTTTTGAGGATCTCATCAGCGGCAGCGAAGTGGTCGTCGGCGGCAGCATCTTTAGCGAAAACGGCAGCATCCGCGGTGGTCACAGCGAATGTGGCGGCAGTTTGGACGTTTTTAACCTGGGCGAGCCCCAGGGCGGGGAAACCGAGGTGGAACTTAGCATCGGGCCCTACCACAAAGCACTTCTGATGCAGATGACCAAAGAGCTGGTTCGCCTGCGTGAAATGGGGGACAGCGAAGCCAGCCAGGAATTGAGTGCGCGGGTGAAAGCCCGTGAGGAAGCGCTGGACGCGGAACTGAACCGATTTTTAACCCGCCCCAAGGCGGAAAAGTATTTTTTGAGGGCGCGCGGAACAGCGTATCCGCCTTTGGAGGCAAGGGTTTTAAAATATGAATATAGCATCCGGGAGCCCAAACAGGGCCTCGAGATCTGGGAAAAA
- a CDS encoding polyphenol oxidase family protein has product MSAPAPNPTKLKPWLHLGGKNPEFHALLREGKDFCVEGKKIALSSLVIAQQVHDDGVHVCKAEDSGAGITQPKIAGADALITTIPGQYLLIRTADCYPILLEDKQGRVVAAIHSGREGTRLNIVGKTIRVLSEEFGIQPVELWAHVGAGICAQHYQVDETTWQHFRQSQPLPCLCNPEDGSRVIDLRVAVFRQLIEAGLPFYNIEQDFACTLESSNHHSHRRDGGPQRQINLIGLEYEQDPQEPSREYPAGTA; this is encoded by the coding sequence ATGAGCGCTCCAGCCCCAAACCCAACAAAACTGAAGCCCTGGCTGCATCTGGGTGGCAAAAATCCGGAATTTCACGCGCTGTTGCGGGAAGGGAAGGATTTTTGTGTGGAAGGCAAAAAGATAGCGCTTTCCAGCCTGGTGATTGCCCAACAGGTTCACGACGACGGGGTGCATGTTTGCAAGGCTGAAGACAGCGGCGCTGGAATCACCCAGCCGAAAATTGCCGGAGCGGACGCGCTGATCACAACCATCCCCGGGCAATATCTTTTGATTCGAACCGCGGATTGTTACCCCATCCTGTTGGAAGATAAACAGGGTCGGGTAGTTGCCGCAATCCACAGCGGCCGCGAAGGCACCCGGTTGAACATTGTTGGCAAAACCATCCGTGTTTTGAGCGAAGAATTTGGCATCCAACCCGTCGAGCTGTGGGCTCACGTGGGCGCCGGCATCTGCGCGCAACACTATCAGGTGGACGAAACCACCTGGCAACACTTTCGCCAAAGCCAGCCACTGCCGTGTTTATGCAATCCCGAAGATGGCAGCCGCGTGATTGACCTGCGCGTGGCGGTTTTTCGCCAGCTTATCGAAGCAGGTTTGCCCTTTTACAATATCGAACAGGATTTTGCCTGTACCCTTGAATCTTCGAACCACCATTCGCATCGCCGCGACGGCGGCCCCCAAAGACAGATAAACTTAATCGGACTTGAATATGAGCAAGATCCTCAGGAACCGAGCCGGGAATATCCGGCTGGAACTGCGTGA
- a CDS encoding ATP-dependent metallopeptidase FtsH/Yme1/Tma family protein has translation MWFIIALLAITVISLVRTIILRRKNRRNGNNPPPQPPRRPGMPPQGGPQLPAKPGISWTFVIVLLILGSLMVFSWFGGHEQMSEAKYSQFTAALRAGKVKQVTMMEQDLQYETKDGKKFHTLLPPVNDPELMELIRDQRVELITKKPSRWLGILSYIFPLILVIGFWWFLMRGMGNQNAKAFSFGKSRARKHEGDRSKVTFKDVAGVDEAKEELQEIVEFLKDPKKFQRLGGRIPRGVLLVGRPGTGKTLLAKAVSGEAKVPFYSISGSDFVEMFVGVGAARVRDLFEQAKKNSPCITFIDEIDAVGRHRGTGLGGGHDEREQTLNQLLVEMDGFEPNEAVIIIAATNRPDILDPALLRPGRFDRQVTVDLPDIKGRTEILKVHAAKVPLGEDVSLELIARGTPGFSGADLANIVNEAALIAARHNKQNINMSDFEEAKDKLILGKEKKSRVIPEEDKRRTAIHEIGHVLTSVFQEKTEPVHKVSIIPRGFAAGATHFLLSDKTNYSRSYLEQMMTGTLGGRAAEEIVYNEFTTGAGNDLERVTDIAKKMVCSWGMSEAFGPMTVGKDHGEVYLGKELIGRDTHSNETAQLIDSEVRGFISRAYDRALQILRKHRGLLESLAEELFEKETLGTDEIFEFILAAVDDDDRQHIQQKLAKAREMRFGHSESQEEEADS, from the coding sequence CCGCCTCAGGGCGGGCCTCAACTCCCCGCCAAACCGGGGATTTCCTGGACCTTCGTAATCGTGCTCTTGATTTTGGGCAGCCTGATGGTGTTCAGTTGGTTTGGCGGACATGAACAGATGAGCGAGGCGAAATATTCGCAGTTCACAGCGGCTTTGCGCGCGGGCAAGGTGAAGCAGGTCACCATGATGGAGCAGGATCTGCAGTATGAGACCAAGGACGGCAAAAAATTTCATACCCTGTTGCCACCGGTGAACGATCCGGAATTGATGGAATTGATTCGCGATCAACGGGTTGAACTGATCACCAAAAAGCCTTCGCGCTGGCTGGGGATTTTGAGCTATATTTTCCCGCTGATTTTGGTGATTGGTTTTTGGTGGTTTTTGATGCGGGGAATGGGTAATCAGAACGCCAAAGCCTTCAGTTTTGGCAAGAGCCGGGCACGCAAACACGAGGGCGACCGCAGCAAGGTGACCTTCAAAGACGTGGCGGGCGTGGATGAAGCCAAGGAAGAGCTGCAGGAGATTGTTGAATTTTTAAAAGACCCCAAAAAATTCCAGCGCTTGGGCGGACGCATCCCGCGGGGAGTGTTGCTGGTGGGACGCCCCGGCACGGGGAAAACGCTGTTGGCAAAAGCGGTTTCCGGCGAGGCGAAGGTTCCCTTTTACAGCATCAGCGGCTCGGACTTTGTGGAAATGTTTGTGGGCGTGGGTGCCGCGCGCGTGCGTGACCTTTTTGAGCAGGCTAAGAAAAACTCGCCCTGCATCACTTTTATCGACGAGATTGACGCCGTGGGCAGACACCGCGGCACCGGTCTGGGCGGTGGACACGACGAGCGCGAACAAACCCTGAACCAGCTTTTGGTGGAAATGGACGGATTCGAGCCAAACGAAGCGGTGATCATCATTGCCGCCACCAACCGTCCGGATATTTTGGACCCCGCGCTGTTGCGACCGGGACGTTTTGACCGTCAGGTGACGGTTGATTTGCCCGACATCAAGGGACGCACCGAAATCCTGAAGGTGCACGCCGCGAAAGTGCCTCTGGGCGAAGATGTGAGCCTGGAGCTGATAGCACGTGGAACGCCGGGATTCAGCGGGGCGGATTTGGCAAATATCGTGAACGAAGCCGCCTTGATTGCCGCCCGTCACAACAAGCAAAATATCAATATGAGCGATTTTGAAGAGGCGAAGGATAAATTGATTCTGGGCAAGGAAAAGAAGAGCCGCGTGATTCCAGAGGAAGACAAACGCCGTACCGCCATCCACGAAATCGGGCATGTGCTCACTTCCGTTTTTCAGGAAAAGACCGAGCCGGTGCACAAGGTTTCCATCATCCCGCGCGGTTTTGCCGCTGGCGCCACTCACTTTTTGCTGTCGGACAAAACAAATTATTCGCGCAGCTATCTGGAACAGATGATGACCGGAACCCTGGGCGGACGCGCAGCGGAAGAGATTGTCTACAATGAATTTACCACCGGAGCGGGCAACGACCTGGAGCGGGTGACCGACATCGCCAAAAAAATGGTCTGTTCCTGGGGCATGAGCGAAGCTTTCGGACCCATGACCGTGGGCAAGGATCACGGTGAAGTGTATCTGGGCAAAGAACTTATCGGCCGCGATACCCATAGCAACGAGACCGCCCAGCTCATCGACAGCGAAGTGCGGGGCTTCATCAGCCGCGCCTACGATCGGGCACTGCAGATTTTGCGCAAACATCGCGGACTTCTGGAAAGCTTGGCAGAGGAGCTTTTTGAAAAAGAAACCCTGGGCACGGATGAGATTTTTGAATTCATCCTGGCTGCAGTGGACGACGATGACCGACAGCACATTCAGCAAAAACTTGCCAAGGCGCGGGAAATGCGTTTTGGACACAGCGAAAGCCAGGAAGAGGAAGCCGACAGTTGA